A segment of the Curtobacterium sp. MCSS17_007 genome:
TCCTCGAGCACCTGCTCCGGACCGCGACGGCCGAGACCGTGCGGTCGCGCTTCCGCGGGATCGACTTCGGCGTCCTCGTCGAGGCGCTCGACGGCGGCACGATGGTGACCACCGGCGAGCAGGTCAGCGCCCGGACCTTCCTCGAGGGGCTGCCCTCGATCGGTGAGTCGGACGTCTACGACCAGGTGTGCGAGCGCCTCGGCGCGACCGACGACGGCGAGCGGGCCGGCGCGATCGAACTGGCGCTCGAGGGGCTCTTCCTCGCGCGGCGCATCAGCAAGGAGTCGGGGGGCGGCGAGGCCGTCTATGGCTAGTCGGCAGAACCGCCGTCTGACCCGCAACGCCCGGTACGGGAAGACTGCCTCCTACGGGAAGTACGGGGGCGGGCCGGATCCGCTCGCTCCCCCGGTCGACCTGTCCGAGGCGCTCGACGCCATCGGCGAGGACGTCATGGGCGGCACGTCGCCGGAGCGCGCCCTCCGCGAGTTCCTCCGACGCGGCGGACAGACCCAGCGCGGACTCGACGACCTGATGCGTCGGGTCGCCGAGCGTCGCCGCGAGCTCACCAGCCGGAACAACCTCGACGGCACCCTGCAGCAGGTCAAGGAGCTCCTCGACGAGGCCCTGCTCGCCGAACGCGGCGAGCTCGCCCGGAACGTCGACCTCGACGACGGCGACCGCGCACTGGCCGAGATGCAGCTCGACAGCCTGCCGCCGTCGCCCGCGAGCGCCGTGCAGGAGCTGAACGGGTACGACTGGAAGAGCCCGACGGCCCGGCAGAAGTACGACGAGATCAAGGACCTGCTCGGGCGCGAGGTCCTCGACCAGCGCTTCGCCGGTGTGAAGCAGGCGCTCGAGAACGCCTCCGACGAGGACCGCGCGGCCGTGTCCGAGATGATGCGCGACCTCAACCAGCTGCTCGAGGACCACCGACGCGGCACCGACACGCAGGAGCAGTTCGACGCCTTCACGGCGCAGCACGGGCAGCACTTCCCGTCGGAGCCGAAGAACGTCGAGGAGCTGCTCGACGACCTCGCCGCCCGGGCCGCGGCCGCCCAGCGCATGCGGAACTCGATGACCCAGGAGCAGCGGGACGAACTCGACGCCCTGGCGCAGCAGGCGTTCGGCTCGCCGGACCTGATGGGCCAGCTCGGGCAGCTCGACGACAACCTGCGCGCGCTCCGTCCCGGCGAGGACTGGGGCGGTTCGGAGCGCATGGACGGCGAGCAGGGCCTCGGCCTCGGCGACGGCACCGGGGTGTTCCAGGACATCGCCGACCTCGACGCCCTGGCCGAGCAGCTCGCGCAGTCCGGGCCGGGGTCCGACCTGGCCGACCTCGACCTCGACGCCCTGCAGCGTCAGCTCGGGGACGAGGCAACGGTCGACGCCCGCACCCTGCAGCGGTTGGAGCAGGCACTCCGCAACTCAGGCGCGGTCAAGCGCGGCTCGGACGGACAGCTCCGCCTGACCCCGAAGGCGATGCGGCAACTCGGCAAGAGCCTGCTCAAGGACGTCGCCGAGCGGATGTCCGGGCGGCAGGGTGCCCGCGACCTCCGCCGGTCGGGTGCCTCCGGCGAGCCCTCCGGTGCGACCCGCCCGTGGGCGTTCGGCGACACCGAGCCGTGGGACCTCCCCCGGTCGATCACGAACGCCCTCGTGCGCACCGCCGCGGACGGCAGGTCCGGGCCCGGCGTGCGCCTGACGATCGACGACGTCGAGGTGCAGGAGACCGAGGCGCGGACGCAGGCCTGTGTCGCGTTGCTCGTCGACACCTCGTTCTCGATGGCGATGGAGGACCGCTGGGTCCCGATGAAGCGAACCGCCCTCGCGCTGCACACCCTCGTCAGCACACGGTTCC
Coding sequences within it:
- a CDS encoding VWA domain-containing protein — translated: MASRQNRRLTRNARYGKTASYGKYGGGPDPLAPPVDLSEALDAIGEDVMGGTSPERALREFLRRGGQTQRGLDDLMRRVAERRRELTSRNNLDGTLQQVKELLDEALLAERGELARNVDLDDGDRALAEMQLDSLPPSPASAVQELNGYDWKSPTARQKYDEIKDLLGREVLDQRFAGVKQALENASDEDRAAVSEMMRDLNQLLEDHRRGTDTQEQFDAFTAQHGQHFPSEPKNVEELLDDLAARAAAAQRMRNSMTQEQRDELDALAQQAFGSPDLMGQLGQLDDNLRALRPGEDWGGSERMDGEQGLGLGDGTGVFQDIADLDALAEQLAQSGPGSDLADLDLDALQRQLGDEATVDARTLQRLEQALRNSGAVKRGSDGQLRLTPKAMRQLGKSLLKDVAERMSGRQGARDLRRSGASGEPSGATRPWAFGDTEPWDLPRSITNALVRTAADGRSGPGVRLTIDDVEVQETEARTQACVALLVDTSFSMAMEDRWVPMKRTALALHTLVSTRFRGDDLQLIAFGREAEVMDVDQLVGLDAQWDKGTNLHHALLLANRHFRKHPTVQPVLLIVTDGEPTSHLEPNGQVWFGYPPDPVTIALTVRELENAGRLGAQTTFFRLGDDPGLARFIDAMARRVDGSVVAPENDDLGVAVVGSYLGARRGGTSPFGDDWAG